DNA sequence from the Oreochromis niloticus isolate F11D_XX linkage group LG8, O_niloticus_UMD_NMBU, whole genome shotgun sequence genome:
TTGTTGAAAGGTGAGTTGCTCACTTTGATTTGCTGTATGCTTGGGTTCCACTGGTGCATTTCTTCAACTCTGACAAACAGGAGGTTATAGAGCTCATCCACACTGGCGTCCAACACTGCCTCCAGCCTAAAGACTTTCCTGCCCCCTGGCATCACTTTGCTACAGATCGCATCACCATTACtctaaagaggaaaaaaaacacttgttCACTTAGCGCAAGCTTTTTTCAGAGTGCAGTGACCAATGAACTTTGATGAAAGTGCTTTAATGGCATTTTTATCAACCAGATGTTACCTCAGCAACCTCAAACTTCCATCCTTCTTTCTCCTCCAAAATACTGAGAGCCTTCCTCATTGCTTCCTGTCCATGTCGTACGCACAgctgatcttcttttgctggcACAGGTTTTATATCTTCTGGCTTGGCCTCTGCAAAAGATGCCTGTTAGTAATATTTCAGCAAGTGCAATCTAAAACATTTAATGAAAATAACACAGTTATATTTTACCGTTATGATTTAAACCAGTTTGCTGTCTCACGTGGTTCTGGATTTGTCCCCACTGCTGCAGGTGCGTGATCTCCTGACCTATCACTGCCATGGCAGTGCGTTGAAGTCCTGCATGattgaatgaaaaataaaacagcttaGGAGACTTACCGAGAATGCATTGTTTACATGAATAGGAATAAAAAGGAGAAAGTCCTTCTGTAGGTTGTGGACGGTTTACCTGCTATGTTCCTTATATGTGGGTAGGAAATTCCACAGCAGAGCTTTACAACAGCAGGCAGCATGATGTCTGTCTTTGGCAGTGACAGCAAAGTAAGAGAGTGTGTCTCTGATCTTTATATGGTCTGCGAAGGACACTCCAGTGAGATAAGGGCCAGAGAAAAAGATAGGACCTGTTCTGAATTCTGTCCTGAAGGCCACATTTGAGACTTCTATTAAGTAAGACAAGGGTTTGGGTGCAATACTGAGAGGAAATTCTCTGAAAAACCCCCCCACACAGGGCAACCCAGTTATTTAATGTATCCAACACTTAATCTTAAATATGTTGAGGCAAGATTTTGGAAATTGGAAAGCAGTCCTATTTAGATTTGCAAAGACAAAAGCAGTGCATGATCAAAACTGTCACATCTATGTTTAGAGAACATTGGTTAAATGCATAAgcctaaataaacataaaataagcTTAAATGATGCATTTTAAATAGGACTCATGGTTTATTCaacttctttttcagtcatcttGAAATTGCATATATACATGATGCATTTTTAATAACCTTTCAAATAATTGGGTAATAAATTGGATAataaaaagattattttaaaaaaatctctcaGAATACTCAGAATGAAGTAAACACTTAGAATCAATTCCATCTTTGATGAATCATCAGCCACTCTTTTACCTGTAAGTGAATAAAGGTAGCCTTAGTGagttattttattaaaacaaacaaaaaaatctatataACTTAACAGTAATAACAGTTTAaccatatatataatatacactGCTCTTTCTTATTGAACTTACGCATAAGCTTCATAACTTTATGACCACTTGCCTAATGTTGTGTTGGTCCCCCTTTTGCTtccaaaacagccctgacccatCGAGCCATGGACTCTACTAGAGCCCTGAAGATGTGCAGTGGTATCTGGCAAAACACATACTTATGTCCTGTAAGTTGTGAGGTGAAGCCTCTGTGTTTCCATTTATGTGTCTagcacatcccacagatgctcaACTGGATTGAAAGTTGGAAAATTTGGAGGCCAAGTTAACGCCTCAAACTTGCTGCTGCGAtcctcaaaccattcctgaaccGTTTTTGCTTTGTGACAgggtgcattatcctgctgaaagaggccacagccatcAGGGTATACCATTTCCTCGAAAGGATGTACATTGTCTGCAACAGTGCTTACacatgtcaaagtaacatccacatgtATGGCAGGACCCGAGGTTTCCCAGCAGAGCATTGCCCTTCATCATCTTGCAATCTTCTGTCTGTTGGATCAGACCATATGGGCCAGCCTTCACTCCTGGGAGGGCAAGGACTGGGAACACCccacaagagctgcagttttgcGAATGCTCACTCAGTCACCTAAACATCACAGTTTGGCCTTTGTCACACTCGCTCAATTCTCTACACTttcccatttttcctgcttttaaCACATCGACTTTTAAGAAACTTTGAAGatatcccacccactaacaggtgccatCATGAAGAGATAACAAGATTAAATTGTCAGCAGTCATGatgtcatattttatttattgagaAAAAGACTGCTATCATGGAAAATAAATAGCGTGCTGACAGCTTAAACTCGAgttaacaataaatgtttttctaCAGACTgcacaaactgattttgtgttatttcaacatcacaaaaacaaatcccaCAATAATATTTAGTAGCACAAAGATGATGAAATTGTAAATGAAAAGCCCCAGGTATCAATCTTTTTCCTATGACACATCTGgaaaatttttaaaatgctttagtAATTTAGTAGAAATCAAGACAAGTACCAAAAAGCGATTCTCAGTGCAATAATTGGCAAGACCTACTATTGCAGGATACTTGAGAGGACGTAGGTCTCAAGGGAGCAGAGAGGATCTGAAGAAATTTCGGTTCATTTAGTTGGAGCCGTGAAATGTGACCCTGAAAGACAAAGATTAGATCTCGGTTGTAAGGACGACTGTTGCACTGAATAGCAGTGGATAATGTGAAAAGATGTAtacttatatatatatccatGGCTTAATAATGTTCTAATAAGCCTGATGCATATATTGTAGTGTAGAAATGCATAAACTGAACTGtaaaacaatataatataaaaacataGATTTACTGGTTCCCATGTTGCTCCAAATCTTCTTTACTATAAGACTGTATGATAAGATTATCTGAAGGCCTCTGCTGTCACTGTGGAAATTCTGCACTATAAAGTAAGATGAAATGTAATTAGATGTCATAGAGACTGAAAAGTTAGATCATACATGTCATGTCAGGCACCGcttgatttctttgtttttgattttttgttaatttacttGTTCATTCGTTCCTGGACACATTCTCTTAGAAATAAAGGCCAATTCCCCATCAGTCTGCACTATGAATACATAACAACTGACTTGCGATCATATCTAtgtaaaattttgtttttttctgtgctaTAGACAAAACATAAGTTAATCTCTTGAAAGAGTGTCTACTTGTTTGTATTTGTATAAatgttggggggttttttgcacaGCCATATCTGGATTGTGGCTCATGCACAAGAACATAATACAGTAGGTTTCTAATTTTGTTGAGTTCTATTCAGTGCATGCATGTATGCACTAACAACAATGAAGTCTCTTAATAAATCAGGTTGAAGTCTTCCAAATGATCTCTTCTTATTGGGATTAAGTTGGCTTATGCAGTTAAAGTGACACAAGTCCTTGGGGATAATTGGCAAGGCTTACAGCTACGGGATGCTTGAGAGGTGGTTTAAGTCTTAATGGACtagagaaaatgttaaaaaaaaataaaatcaaagctcATTTTGGCCAGAGCACTAAAATGTGTCCCTGAAACACAAGGATTATAGCTGCCTTGTAAGGACAAATGTCACGCTGATAAACCACAAGTGGTCCAATCAACAAAGATGATTTGAACATAACGGTATGCAAGAGGAGGTCACAAAAGTAGGGCAGCTTTTATCAACTTAATCCTCTCTCAACTTAACTAATGGTGCTGTTGATGGTTTTTGAATCCACTACTAGAAGAATACTGAACAACAATGGTGTTCATGACAGAGATGGGAGGAAATATGTGCTCTCCAAAAAGATCTCTAATGCCTGCCTGCAGTTCTCTAAAGATCAAAAACCAGAAGCCTTGTCCGCTTAAATAGTGTTTGCTGGAAAGATGGGACCAAAGAACATCTTGCAGTTTTGGAGAATTGGGCTAGAACCCATCCAAACCTATTTGCATGCTGATTAACCCCAGATACTGAAAGGTTTACAAATAGTACTTTGCTCCTTAACCATATATTATATACTTTCCGTGTCCACGAGATGGCGAGACCACTCCCTATGATATAAATTTCATCATCAGACAGTGACCCCAAGGGTCGGCGTGTACATTCCTGTGCCTGCCAGTTTTCTGTGACCACTAATCACCACCGACTAGTCCACAGATAATTTACATTACAATGCAAATTTTTAAGTGCAAAATGCAATTAACCATAACTATGCATGATCACATGCAGTGGACTTGGCTTAAGTAAAATGCAATATGAGatcatttcatcatcatcatcatcatcattgtttATCTGTATAGCACTTTAAGAACACACCAGGCAgaacaaagtgctgaacaacacAGATCAAAACTACTagcaaaattaaaaatacaataaaattattaaaaatacaataaaattaaTAAGCAAATGCATTTggaaaaaagtaaatgaaagaatGCAATGTTTCACTTTCATTTGTTCTTCTGGGCTTTATTACTCTACATCTGGAACTTGTGTTAAAATCGGACAAGCTTTAGATGATTTTAATGCAGAAGTACAGAAAATTCCCAATTCTGGATCAAGACTATAGAcaggtctttttttaaatgtttattttttttaatggtaaaCACTGTATGTTTAAATTCAGTGgaaacttattttatttcatcacTCAGCCTTTCATTGactcattgatttttttttccagtcatcTTTACCAGCACCCTTTTCACTGGGAGTTGTTGTATAGTAACCATGTATACCAACATTACATGTCTTagtacatttttacatatttcGAAAGAGCATTAATGCTATCATCTCCTAACCACTGCAGTTATCTTGCATCATTAAAACACTGGGTCATAGTAGATGCCAGAAAATGTTGTCTCTGTGGattgattttattatgtttaattAGTTTTAATTCCAGCAATTCACTCAAAGCCTCAAAACTGCCTTTATTTTCAGGGATTTTCATATTCTTTCTTCTAAGTTGTCTCTTTGGGATGTGGGAACTTCATAATCTCATATTAGAGGGGGGCTCCATCTGTCTCTCATCTTATGATATGAGTTACACTGGTGAGGTCTCTGTGGACTCTGTGTggatgcgtgtgagtgaattGCTTTCATATCTGTAAAATATTTGGCAGAAGGCCCAGTGCCTCCCTCTCTTCTCAATGCTGCCTTGCAGAAGCGTTGCTGATAGAGCACTGGCAAACAGCTGCCTCTTATCGCTCCAAGCCAACAGGTGTCCTTGTGAGAAGGATTCATGACGTAAATGCTGAACTTCTCCCGTTGACCAGGCCAGCAACCTCAAACTGCGGTCACACCACCAGGGAAGAAACATAAGGTATGTGGTTGTAAATTGCACGGATGACCTCCGAAAACATCCAAAACCTTTGTTTTCAAGATTGGCCTTCATCACAATTTGTGTGCTATGCCAGAAAACGATTTCATTCAGATACTTTTTGACCATGAAGTGGTGCTCAAAGGTCTCTTTAGGCACAGTTCATTATTTTACACACGTATTTTCATGATAGATACATAAATGGTCAGTCTGCACATAAGACCTGTACTTACTAACCAACCAGTACTTTCAATCCTCAGGtcaaagggttttttttgtttgttttgtattttttgtcttgTCATGCATTTTGAGgtatataaagaaaaacaaaggtaaATTTTAGAAAacaatacacaaaataaaagagcACAACATTATGGCACAAAAGCAGAAGCTTGATAAGAACAAAAACGAGTCTCACCAGTGGTAACTATGGCAACATATTGGTATGGCTTTATAGCAGTGATTTATGCATACATGAGTTGCACTGTTTATTTTGAAGCCTTTGTTCCACTTTCCTAGCTCTCGAATTTAATACAATCAAAGGAAGCTGAAGTTAGATTTTCTGATTGTCTTCTTACATTCATGTGTTCCACTTTTTGATCCCAATAGAATTGCTTCAAAATCATTTTGAAGCCACTGTTCTGAGTGGTTATGGCTGGTGTGTTTCAGTCAGGATACATCCACAAAGAGACGCATCTCCTTTTCATGAAACTCATATACAGttaggttttttctctttcatttttccATTGTGCATCACTGCAGAAGATTTTGAAAATATTAGGCTGTGAATGAAGTGCGACTTCCAGCTTTAATAAGGGGTTTAACAAAGgttttaaatgtactttttagGAATTACAAATGCTTTTATACACTGTCTTCCATTTTTAGAGGCTCCGATACATTTGGACAAACTAATACTTTTACACAGAAAAATTGTTCCTAATATttataacaaatttaaaaagaaaatacttaATCGTAAATACGTAATCAGTGACTAAAATGTGGAACAAATGAACATCACCAAATACTGCGTTTCCTCGCTTGAGACACTAtgttcagttttgtcttcagtaactGAAAACCAGCTTACATGGGTTGAAATTAGATAAACCGACTGTTCCACTCAAGAATGTACCATTTCATTTACCTTGAGGAACATTTGGTttgcttttgcagtgtttccaTTCGCTCTGGGGAATGAGTCAGTTCCACTGACAGGTCTACCTGCACATTAAACAGGTGATGCGGTGTGTTTCGAAACATGAGTTGTTGACCCTGCTTTTCTTTCCCCAACTTTCTGCTACAAGTTCATCTTCACCtgttttttcacatcactgtctGGACA
Encoded proteins:
- the star2 gene encoding steroidogenic acute regulatory protein, mitochondrial; translated protein: MLPAVVKLCCGISYPHIRNIAGLQRTAMAVIGQEITHLQQWGQIQNHVRQQTGLNHNEAKPEDIKPVPAKEDQLCVRHGQEAMRKALSILEEKEGWKFEVAESNGDAICSKVMPGGRKVFRLEAVLDASVDELYNLLFVRVEEMHQWNPSIQQIKVLKRIGPQTVVTHEVSTGTAGNVIGQRDFLSVRRSCKQKSSVYLGGAAVQLESFPPQAGFVRAENGPSCIVIQALDDDSTKSRFTWLLNMDAKGWLPKSVVNQALPRAQLDFTRHLRKRLSLS